Proteins encoded within one genomic window of Pedobacter africanus:
- a CDS encoding sodium:solute symporter family transporter: protein MGNIVERLTSLDYFIVIAYLIILMVIGYRASFSKKNSEGETLFLASKSLGWASIGFNMWGTNVGPSMLLAFASIGYSTGIVAVNFDWYAFVFLFLLAIVFAPKYLAAKVSTMPEFMGKRYGNSTQNILAWYALIKILISWLSLGLFAGGFLVRQILGIPMWQSVIVLVAFAGLFTFFGGLKAIARVNVFQMILLIAVSLALTLLGLYKVGGIEALYSKTPGHYWNLIQPASDPKYPWYAILLGYPVAAVAFFCTDQAMVQSVLGAKNLEQGQLGVSFIGWLKILSLPLFIITGVLCFVLFPGLKDPNEAYMTMVTNLFPPGMNGLVIVVLIAVLVGTIGSSLNSLSTVFTMDVYVKNINPQASNKQIIRVGRLSVIAGCVFAVMMVLAIDNIKGLNLFDVFQSVLGFIAPPLSVVFLLTVFWKSTTRKAVNFTLSAGSALSLGTGAAYLWVLPPDKYPFWPHYLILSFIIFVGLLLIAVLISLTDRNPTVYTINELDKSTIEKPTKRVWVSWIALAVVMIALYLFFNGH from the coding sequence ATGGGAAATATTGTAGAACGTCTGACCAGTCTGGATTACTTTATTGTAATTGCCTACCTGATCATCCTGATGGTGATCGGTTACAGGGCCAGTTTCTCCAAAAAAAACAGCGAAGGGGAAACACTCTTCCTGGCCAGTAAATCGCTGGGCTGGGCCAGCATAGGCTTTAACATGTGGGGTACCAACGTCGGGCCATCTATGCTGCTGGCTTTTGCCAGCATAGGCTACAGCACAGGTATTGTGGCGGTAAATTTCGATTGGTACGCCTTTGTGTTCCTGTTTTTGCTGGCCATCGTTTTTGCACCTAAATACCTCGCTGCCAAAGTCAGTACGATGCCCGAATTTATGGGTAAGCGTTATGGCAACTCCACCCAGAATATCCTGGCCTGGTATGCGCTGATCAAGATCCTGATTTCCTGGTTGTCGCTTGGCTTGTTTGCAGGGGGCTTTTTAGTCAGGCAGATCCTGGGCATCCCGATGTGGCAGTCGGTCATAGTACTCGTTGCCTTTGCCGGGCTTTTTACTTTTTTTGGTGGATTAAAGGCCATTGCCCGGGTGAATGTGTTCCAGATGATCCTTTTGATTGCCGTGTCACTCGCGCTTACCCTATTGGGATTGTATAAAGTTGGAGGTATTGAGGCACTGTACAGTAAAACCCCTGGTCATTACTGGAACCTGATCCAGCCGGCAAGCGATCCGAAGTACCCCTGGTACGCCATTTTACTGGGTTATCCTGTGGCTGCGGTAGCTTTCTTTTGTACAGACCAGGCTATGGTGCAATCTGTGCTGGGTGCTAAAAACCTTGAACAAGGGCAATTGGGTGTCAGCTTTATCGGCTGGCTCAAGATCCTTTCGCTTCCGCTGTTCATCATCACCGGCGTATTGTGTTTTGTACTCTTTCCGGGATTAAAAGATCCGAATGAAGCCTATATGACCATGGTTACCAATCTGTTTCCTCCGGGAATGAACGGCCTGGTTATCGTGGTACTGATTGCTGTACTGGTAGGCACCATTGGTTCTTCCCTGAATTCTCTGAGTACCGTTTTTACCATGGATGTGTATGTAAAGAACATCAATCCACAGGCCAGCAATAAGCAGATCATCAGGGTGGGCAGGCTTTCGGTTATTGCGGGCTGTGTTTTTGCAGTTATGATGGTGCTGGCCATTGACAACATCAAGGGCTTAAACCTGTTCGACGTATTTCAGTCGGTACTCGGCTTTATTGCGCCTCCTTTGTCCGTAGTTTTCCTGCTTACGGTTTTCTGGAAAAGCACTACGCGCAAGGCGGTAAACTTTACCCTCTCTGCAGGCTCTGCTTTAAGTTTGGGTACAGGGGCAGCCTATCTATGGGTACTTCCTCCGGATAAATATCCCTTCTGGCCGCATTATCTCATTCTTTCCTTTATCATCTTCGTGGGCTTGCTGCTCATTGCGGTACTGATCTCACTGACCGACAGAAACCCTACTGTATATACCATCAATGAACTGGATAAAAGTACAATTGAAAAACCCACAAAACGCGTATGGGTTTCGTGGATTGCCCTTGCGGTAGTAATGATTGCATTGTACCTTTTCTTTAACGGACATTAA